Sequence from the uncultured Flavobacterium sp. genome:
CTAACGCCTACTTTTTTTGCAATAATTGGTAATAAAAAGGCAACTGCAGCGGCGATTCCGTTATAAACTGTGAATAGTACAGAAACCCAATCTGCGGCATCATTGTATACTTTTGATGTTGTATCTGTTGTGCCAAAAATGTGTTGTGTAACGGCTTGCGTGGTATAAATCCACATAGAAAATAAGGCAAACCAAGAGAAAAACTGAACCCAAGCCAGTTTTTTCATTGTGGTTGGCATATTCAATAAATCAGTCATAATGATTGTAAAACCATTATTGATTTGAGAACTTCTTAATTGTGAGGCAATCATGAATAAAACTCCCATGAAAATTAAACCTACAAACAAAATATAAAGTTCTACGGCAAGACTATTTTCGAAAATCAAAAAGGAAACTAATGCGCCAATAACGGTCAATAATATCCCGATAGACAATTGTCTTTTGATGTTACTTTTAGATTCTGTTTCCGGATTTAGGATAAGATCTTCCTTGTCTTTTTTGCTTTGCGCTTCAAAAGCATGAAGTTCTTCGGGTGTATATTCTGTTGTTTTAAAAACGGTCCATAAAACGGAAAGTAAAAAAACGATTCCGCCAATATAGAAAGACCATTTTACTGAATCTGGAATAATTCCTTCGGGAGCTGTATTGCTTACGCCAAAAACATTTGTAAATAAATAAGGCAAAACAGAACCTACAACGGCGCCGGTTCCTATAAAGAAACTTTGCATTGCGAAGCCTAAAGGGCGTTGTTTTTCGGGTAAATTATCGCCAACAAAGGCACGAAAAGGTTCCATTGAAACGTTTATCGACGCATCCATTATCCATAAAGTTCCTGCTGCAATCCATAAAGTTGGAGAGTTGGGCATAATGAATAATGCGATTGAAGATAAAATTGCTCCAATTAAAAAATAGGGGCGACGTCTGCCTAAACGAGTCCAGGTTCTATCGCTAAAGTAACCAATTACGGGTTGAATTATTAATCCTGAAACGGGAGCTGCAATCCATAAAATCGGGATTTCGTCAATTTTAGCGCCTAGTGTTTCAAAAATTCTTGAAGTATTTGCGTTTTGCAGTGCAAAACCAAACTGTATTCCTAAGAAACCAAAACTCATGTTCCAAATTTCCCAGAAACTTAATTTACGCTTTTCCATTATCGTAATTAAATAATTAATTAGACGATAAGCGCTTTGCTTATCAAAACTTACTTATGGTTTCGAAGTAAAAGTAAAAGCTTTGAGCAGGCGTAAAAGTATTAATTATTTTTTTATTTATGCTAACAAAAAAGTCATAAATGTTATTTATGACTTTAGAATATGTTGATTTTAAGAATTTTAGTCAGTAGATTCTCGTTGTATTAGATGTGTTTCGATAACTTCGGTAGTATAATTTTCGTTTTCTTCATCGTCATCGTCATGTTCGGCTTCGAGTCTTTCGATCAGCATTTTAGCCGCTTTATTTCCCATTTTTTCTCCACTTTGACTTACTGTTGTAATACTTGGCGTTGAGTATTTTGAGATAATTCCGTCCGTAAAAGCAATTACTGCTAAATCTTCGGGAACTTTTAATCCCATTTTTGATGCAGTTTTGATAATTGTTACGGCAAAAAGCTCGTTTACAGCAAAAACAGCATCAAAAGCTCTGTCGTGTAAAAGCTGACTAATTGTGATTTCGCAGGTATCGACGTCTTCAATTTTTATAATTAAATCTTCATTGAATGGTAATCCATTGTCGAGAAGCGCTTTTTCGTAACCATCGGTTCTCAATTTTCCAACGCTTACATAATCTACGGTTGTTACTAAAGCGATCTTTTTTCGGCCATTATCAATCAAGCTTTGAACGGCTTCGTAAGCAGCAGCTTTATCATCAATAATTACTTTATCGCATAAAATATCATTGGTAACGCGGTCGAACATTACAACGGGCATTCCCTGATTAATAACCTCTGTAATATGATGAAAATCGCCTTTATATTGGGTTTCTTTAGAGAGTGACATGATAAAACCATCGATACTTCCGTTGGCTAACATTTCCATATTCAGGACTTCTTTATCGAATGAATCATCAGATAAACAAATCACAACGCTATAACCATTTTCGTTAGCAACTTGCTCGATTCCGTTGATTACAGTAGAGAAAAAATAATGTACAATTTCCGGAATGATAATACCAATACTTTTGGTTTTCCGATTTTTTAAACTAAGGGCGATATTGTTGGGCTTATAGTTGTAAAACTTTGCAAAAGCCTGGACTTTCAGACGTGTTTCTTCTCCTATTTCCAGACTGTTTCGTAGTGATTTTGAGACTGTTGAAATAGACACATCAAGTTCTTTTGCAATCTGTTTCAGGGTTATTTTGCGTTTCATAATGGTTATTTGAAAAAAATCTAATTGTTAATAAAGGTATCTTATATTTTTATAATTGACAATTTTTGACTTAAAAGATTACAAAAAATAGAAAGTTTTCAACACTACCACGTTTTCGTAAACCAATAAAAATTGCCAAATGTTGGTCGTGTTAATAAATTCCTAATTTTGAAATTCGAAGTAAAATTAAAAACTTAACTAACAATCAAAAACTCAAACTAATTTAAACAAAAAGTATGAAAACAATTTACAAAAAGTTGTTATTTTTATTCCTATTGTTGCCGTTTAGTGTACTAGCTCAAAGTACCTTAAGCGGAACTGTTGTCGAAAAGTCAGGACAACCAATTCCGGGAGTAAATATAAGTGTACAAGGTGCGCCAGGTGGTGCTTCTACAGATTTCGATGGTAAGTTTCAGTTATCTAATGTTAAAAAAGGAGACAAAGTTGTTGTTTCTTTTATTGGATACAAAACGTACTCTCTTGTCTATGATGGACAGAAATCTATAAACGTAGTCTTGCAGGAAGATTCAAATGAACTTAAAGAAGTTGTGGTTCAGGTAGGTTACGGTTCTACAAAAAAGAAGGACGTAACTGGTGCGGTATCAAAAGTTACTGCTGAGAACTTGAATCAAGGAACTTTGGTAGATCCAATTCAGGGACTACAAGGTAAGGCTGCGGGTGTTTCGATCACAAAACAAGGGGGTGACCCAAACAAAGGTTTTGATGTTCGTATTCGTGGTGCTGCAGGTTTTGCTGCGGGAGGTGCTCCTTTATACGTAGTTGATGGAATTCGTGGTGTTGACCCTACAACGATTTCTCCAGACGATATTGTTTCTTATGACATTCTTAAAGATGCGGCTTCGACTGCAATTTATGGTGCTGATGGAGCAAATGGTGTTGTATTTATTACAACTAAAAAAGGAAAATCAGGAAAAACTACAATCGAATTTAACTCTTCTATCGCAACAGATAAGGTTGCAAAAGAGCAAGATTTTATATCTGCAACTAAATATAGAGAATATATAGCAGCGCATCCAAATATCGATTTTACAGATAATGGAGGTAATGTAGATTGGCAGGATCAAATTTTTAGAACTGGTTTTACTAAAGTAAATAGTTTAGCTGTTTCTGGAGGAAGTGATACTGGAAATTATAGAGGATCTATCTCGAACAGTGATTTTGAAGGAGTAATTAGAAACTCTGGAAAAAAGAGAACTGTTGGTAGATTAAACCTTACTCAAAAAGCATTTGAAAATAAAATGACAATTGACATGGGAATTTCTGCTACTATCGAGCATAATGACTATGTGAATTATGGAACTGACGGAAAAGATCAGGTAATTTACCAGGCTTTTCAAAGGCTACCAACCGATCCTGTTTACAGAGCTGATGGAGCTTTATTTGAAGCGCCGGGAACAAATAACTACTACAACCCGATGCAATCTGTTAACAATATTGAAAACTATAGAGATGCTAAATTTCTTTCAGGAAACTTAGGTATATCTTATGAACTTGCAAAAGGATTAACTGGTAAAGTTTCTACAAGTTATTTGAGAAATGATAGCGAAAGTACTTATTTCGAACCTACTTATAACTATGTTTTTACAGGTACAACAGAAACTCCAATTTATTTAGGATACGGAAAAAGGTCTTACGCAAACTGGGAGCAAGGTTTAGTTGAGGCTACTTTAACATACAAAACTACATTTGCTGAATCTCATAATGTTACTTTATTAGGAGGTTACTCTTATAGAACAACAAAAAGTGATGGTTTTGCTATGGAAGCTAATAACTCTACTTCTAATACTTTGGGATCAAACAATTTCCAAAATTTTGAAACTATCGTTTTAGGGAACTTAACTTCTTATAAAAACGAACGTAAAGATATTGGTATGTTCGCAAGAGCGACTTATGATTTTAAATCTAAATACTATGTAACCGGAATGGTTCGTAGAGACGGTTCGTCAATTTTTGGAGATAATAATCAATGGGGTTATTTCCCATCTGTGCAAGTTGCATGGAATATAGCAAATGAGAATTTTATTAAAGACAATGTAAGTGCATTGAATTTATTAAAATTCAGAGGAAGCTGGGGTGTTTCTGGAAACAGTAATTTACCGGTTGATGCAAAAGATTTAGCAGTTAGACCAGAAATTCAATTAGGAGAAGTAGTTTATGGTTATAGCCATAATGCTAATCCGGATTTAAAATGGGATAAAAATACTGAGAC
This genomic interval carries:
- a CDS encoding LacI family DNA-binding transcriptional regulator, with the translated sequence MKRKITLKQIAKELDVSISTVSKSLRNSLEIGEETRLKVQAFAKFYNYKPNNIALSLKNRKTKSIGIIIPEIVHYFFSTVINGIEQVANENGYSVVICLSDDSFDKEVLNMEMLANGSIDGFIMSLSKETQYKGDFHHITEVINQGMPVVMFDRVTNDILCDKVIIDDKAAAYEAVQSLIDNGRKKIALVTTVDYVSVGKLRTDGYEKALLDNGLPFNEDLIIKIEDVDTCEITISQLLHDRAFDAVFAVNELFAVTIIKTASKMGLKVPEDLAVIAFTDGIISKYSTPSITTVSQSGEKMGNKAAKMLIERLEAEHDDDDEENENYTTEVIETHLIQRESTD
- a CDS encoding MFS transporter, which produces MEKRKLSFWEIWNMSFGFLGIQFGFALQNANTSRIFETLGAKIDEIPILWIAAPVSGLIIQPVIGYFSDRTWTRLGRRRPYFLIGAILSSIALFIMPNSPTLWIAAGTLWIMDASINVSMEPFRAFVGDNLPEKQRPLGFAMQSFFIGTGAVVGSVLPYLFTNVFGVSNTAPEGIIPDSVKWSFYIGGIVFLLSVLWTVFKTTEYTPEELHAFEAQSKKDKEDLILNPETESKSNIKRQLSIGILLTVIGALVSFLIFENSLAVELYILFVGLIFMGVLFMIASQLRSSQINNGFTIIMTDLLNMPTTMKKLAWVQFFSWFALFSMWIYTTQAVTQHIFGTTDTTSKVYNDAADWVSVLFTVYNGIAAAVAFLLPIIAKKVGVRVTHLIALCAGGVGLISIYFIGDKQMLILPMLGVGIAWASILSMPYAMLSGALPAAKMGYYMGVFNFFVVIPQIVAATILGFVIKQFFHNEPIYALIIGGVSMIFAGLLTLRVNSRTKIEIHE
- a CDS encoding SusC/RagA family TonB-linked outer membrane protein, translating into MKTIYKKLLFLFLLLPFSVLAQSTLSGTVVEKSGQPIPGVNISVQGAPGGASTDFDGKFQLSNVKKGDKVVVSFIGYKTYSLVYDGQKSINVVLQEDSNELKEVVVQVGYGSTKKKDVTGAVSKVTAENLNQGTLVDPIQGLQGKAAGVSITKQGGDPNKGFDVRIRGAAGFAAGGAPLYVVDGIRGVDPTTISPDDIVSYDILKDAASTAIYGADGANGVVFITTKKGKSGKTTIEFNSSIATDKVAKEQDFISATKYREYIAAHPNIDFTDNGGNVDWQDQIFRTGFTKVNSLAVSGGSDTGNYRGSISNSDFEGVIRNSGKKRTVGRLNLTQKAFENKMTIDMGISATIEHNDYVNYGTDGKDQVIYQAFQRLPTDPVYRADGALFEAPGTNNYYNPMQSVNNIENYRDAKFLSGNLGISYELAKGLTGKVSTSYLRNDSESTYFEPTYNYVFTGTTETPIYLGYGKRSYANWEQGLVEATLTYKTTFAESHNVTLLGGYSYRTTKSDGFAMEANNSTSNTLGSNNFQNFETIVLGNLTSYKNERKDIGMFARATYDFKSKYYVTGMVRRDGSSIFGDNNQWGYFPSVQVAWNIANENFIKDNVSALNLLKFRGSWGVSGNSNLPVDAKDLAVRPEIQLGEVVYGYSHNANPDLKWDKNTETNFGVDFGLFNNRVTGSVELYSKKITDMLIQNTNVPDQTNLSKNIFINGGEMKNRGLEATLNVKVIENNNFSWNTTVVYTQNRQDVVALGNARYNYSFINTGYISGPGLVGVPTQRMQAGYKLGTFYGYEYAGVSNGKWLIKGNDNQIHYLEDVANSDDQKKVIGNALPDFEMGWSNYFKYKNWDLSMTFRAVVGNDVYNATNQVFGNPDQVGTRSVNNEALILNDAGIKGAYSALSYYIEDASFVKLDNINLGYTFVNPTFAKAISKLRFYASMNNVFTLTNYGGADPEVNFSGGKDNKEIFFGIDNYNNYPKTRTLTFGLNLSF